GATTACTTGACCGAATCGTCGCAGTCGCTGACGTCGCTGGCGTCGAGGCTGGCGTACGGGCGGAAGGCCGGCAGCTTCTGCGCCAGCGCGTCCTGCACCTGGCGCAGCGTCATCACCTGCTGGCAGATCTTCAGCGCTTCCTGCTTGAGCTTGTCGGCCTGGGCCTCGATGTTCTCGCCCACATGCTCGGTGTTGCCGCTGATGACCCCGGCCAGCGCGTCGCCGGCCGCCTTCACTCCTAGCGCGGCGCCTTGCTTGCCGACCTCCAGGCCCTGCGTGCCGACCGCGCTGATCTGCTCGCGGTACTTCACCAGCAAGGCGTGCTGCTCGGCGTTGACCGCCACCTGCTTGCCGTCGATCAGCAGATCGCCGGACCGGGTGATGGTCGCCGGCGGCTGGCCGGACACTTTCAGGGTGATGTCGCCGTTGTCGAAGCTCAGGCTGTGCTGGCCGCCGCTGCCTGCGTCGGTCTTGTCGGCCTGCGGGGTGGACGGTTGGCAGGCCGCCAGGCTCAACAGCGCGGTCAGTGCGATACCGGTGAACGGCAGGGAACGCTGCATGGGGATGTCCTCGATCGGAACGAAGGGAGCCGCGCCTCAGCGCGGCTTGGGCACGTTGACGCTGCCGCGCACGCCGCTGTGGCGGACGTCGCCGCTGCCGACCCGCTGCACGCTGAGGTTGCCGCCGACGCCGCTGACCTCCAGGTCGCCGGAACCGATCGACTGCAGCGCCACGTTGCCGCTCACGTCGCGCAGCTGCGCATCGCCCGAACCGATGCTGCCGATCTGCACGGCGCCGCGCACGCCGTGTACGGTCAGGTCGCCGGAGCCCACGGTGCCGATCTTGACGTCGCCGCCGATCTGGCTGGCCTTGGCGTCGCCCGAGCCCAGCGTCGGCAGGCTGAGGCTGCCGATCTCGCGCAGGTCGATGTCGCCCGAGCCCACCGTGGCGCTGACCGCGCCGCGCACGCCGTGCACGTGCAGGTCGCCGGAGCCGACCGTGGCGTCGAGCGCGGCCACGCCGCCGATGTCGGCGTCGCCCGAACCCAGCCGCAGCTGCACCGGCAGGCTGCTCGGCACGCTGCCGGCGATGTCCAGGTAGGCGTAGCGGTTGCCCAGGCTGATACCGCGCAGCGTGCCTTCGTGCTGCAGGGTCACGACCAGGGTGTCGCCGTCGCGGCGCTGGCGCAGGGTCAGCTGCTTGAGCATGTCCGCATCGGAGGCGCAGGCGCGGCCGCGCAGTTCGAACGCGGTGCCGCCGGCGCCGGCGAGCTTGAGATTGTTCTGCTGCGCGTCGAACACCACGTTCCTGACGCCGGCCAGGTCCAGTTTCAGGTTGCGCGGCTCGGAATACTTGCAGTCGTCGGCCAGGGCCAGGCCCGGCACCAGCAGCAGCGCGCACAGCGCGAAGGTCTTGCGCATATCGGGAACTCCTTGCGGGAAGAGGAAGAACGAGGAGGGCGGTGGATCAGGCTTCGTCGCGCCAGCGCCGCAGGTAGATCGCCGCGACGATGAAGGCCACGCCGATCGCCGCGCCGATCCAGATGTCGGCGCTTTGGAAGATGCGCCAGGCATCGCTGAGCTGGATCGCATTGGCCAGGTCCTGCGGGCCGTCGATCTGGGCCGGCGGCGCGCTTTCGCTCAGCACCGGCAGCCAGGTGCCCGGCAGCACGCTCAGCAGGCCGCGGTAGACCACCGTGTACCAGATCAGTTTGTGGTTGATGTGCAGCATCGGCAGGATGCCCATCATGCTGGCCATCACGCAGCCCAGGATCGGGATCAGCACCGCCCACAGGAACGGCTTGCTGCGCGCCCAGGCCGAGCAGAACATCAGCCAGCCGATGGTCGGCAGCGCCCACATCACGTAGATCGGCAGGTTCGACAGCACCCCGCCGATGATGCGCAGCGGATGCGAATGGGTGAACACGGCGCTGCTCTGCGGGATGCCGTTGACCGAGATGGTCAGCGCGGTGACCACCCACAGGGCCAGCCCGATCAGCAGGCCAACGCCGATCGCCACGATCGGTGCCAGCAGCAGCGCCCAGGCGGCCTTGGACAGCACCGTGCTCAGGTCCGACACCGGCAACGACTTCCAGAACAGCACGCTGCGGTCGCGGCGGTCGTCGTACAGCGAGCCCAGCGCGTAGAAGAACACCACGAAGCCGAGCACGATGCAGGCCAGCAGCACCCCGGCCAGCATGGTGCCGTCGCCGACCGCGCCGATCATCTCGTGCAGCTTGTCGGGGCCGCCGTCGATATTGAAGCTGTCGCCGTGGCCGTTGTTGCGCCCGGCGATGGTGCCGATCACGGCGAGCACGGCGTACAGCACGGTGATGATGGAGCCGGCGATGACCGGTGCCCACAGGAAGCCGCCGCGGTGCTCCCAGAATTCGCGCTTGAGCAGCCACTTGAAGGTGGACAGGGGCGAGATGGACTTGGCGGGTGCGTTCATGCGTAGGTCCCCTTCATGATGGCGACAAACAGGTCGGCCAGGCCGGGAGTGCGGGTTTCGCCCAGTACCGCCAGTTGCGCCTGCGGCACGCCGTCGTACAGGAACACGGTCTTGCCGAACGGCAGGCCGCGCTCGTCGATCGGCTGCAGCGCGCGCGCCGCGTCGACGCGCTCGGCCGGCACCAGCAGTTCGGTGTAGCGGGTGGCCATGTGCTCCATGTCGGCGCTGAGCACGATGCGGCCATCGCGGATGAACAGCACGTCGGTGAGGATGTGCTCGATCTCCTCGACCTGGTGGGTGGTGATGACGATGGTCTTCTGCTCGTCGAAGTAGTCTTCCAGCAGGCGCTGGTAGAACTCCTTGCGGTACAGGATGTCCAGGCCCAGGGTGGGTTCGTCCAGCACCAGCAGGCGCGCGTCGATGGCCATCACCAGCGCCAGGTGCAGCTGCACGATCATGCCCTTGGACATCTCGCGCACGCGCAGCTTGGGGGTGAGCTTCGTGTTGGCCAGGAAGCGCTCGCACTTGGCGCGGTCGAAGCGCGGGTGCACCCCGGCGACGAAGTCGATCGCCTCGCGCACCCGCATCCAGCGCGGCAGCACCGCCACGTCGGCGATGAAGCACACGTCGTTCATCAGCTCGTTGCGCTGCTTGCGCGGGTCCATGCCCAGCACGCGCAGTTCGCCCTCGACCGCGGTCAGCCCGAGCAACGCCTTCAGCGCGGTGGTCTTGCCGGCGCCGTTGGGGCCGATCAGGCCGACGATGCGGCCCGGGGCGATCGCGAAGGAGGCATCGGCCAGCGCCGGCTTGTGGTTGTAGGTCTTGCGCAGCGAGCGCGCGGAGACGACGGATTCGGATGCGGCGACAGCGGCAGTCATGGTGTTTTCCCCGGTGGCAACAAGTCTTCCAGTGTCAGGCCCAGGCGCTGGATCCGTTCCAGTACCAGCGGCCACTCTTCGTTGAGGAAGCGGTCGCGCTCGCTGCCGCGCAGCTTCCGGGCCGCTTCCTCGGTCATGAACATGCCCAGCCCGCGGCGCTTCTCGACCAGGGCCTCGTCGGCCAGTTCCTGGTAGGCGCGCGAGACGGTGATCGGGTTGAGCTGGTATTCGGCGGCGACCTGGCGCACCGAGGGCAGCGCGTCGCCGGGCTTGAT
The Xanthomonas sp. AM6 DNA segment above includes these coding regions:
- a CDS encoding YggN family protein, which gives rise to MQRSLPFTGIALTALLSLAACQPSTPQADKTDAGSGGQHSLSFDNGDITLKVSGQPPATITRSGDLLIDGKQVAVNAEQHALLVKYREQISAVGTQGLEVGKQGAALGVKAAGDALAGVISGNTEHVGENIEAQADKLKQEALKICQQVMTLRQVQDALAQKLPAFRPYASLDASDVSDCDDSVK
- a CDS encoding DUF2807 domain-containing protein encodes the protein MRKTFALCALLLVPGLALADDCKYSEPRNLKLDLAGVRNVVFDAQQNNLKLAGAGGTAFELRGRACASDADMLKQLTLRQRRDGDTLVVTLQHEGTLRGISLGNRYAYLDIAGSVPSSLPVQLRLGSGDADIGGVAALDATVGSGDLHVHGVRGAVSATVGSGDIDLREIGSLSLPTLGSGDAKASQIGGDVKIGTVGSGDLTVHGVRGAVQIGSIGSGDAQLRDVSGNVALQSIGSGDLEVSGVGGNLSVQRVGSGDVRHSGVRGSVNVPKPR
- a CDS encoding ABC transporter permease; translated protein: MNAPAKSISPLSTFKWLLKREFWEHRGGFLWAPVIAGSIITVLYAVLAVIGTIAGRNNGHGDSFNIDGGPDKLHEMIGAVGDGTMLAGVLLACIVLGFVVFFYALGSLYDDRRDRSVLFWKSLPVSDLSTVLSKAAWALLLAPIVAIGVGLLIGLALWVVTALTISVNGIPQSSAVFTHSHPLRIIGGVLSNLPIYVMWALPTIGWLMFCSAWARSKPFLWAVLIPILGCVMASMMGILPMLHINHKLIWYTVVYRGLLSVLPGTWLPVLSESAPPAQIDGPQDLANAIQLSDAWRIFQSADIWIGAAIGVAFIVAAIYLRRWRDEA
- a CDS encoding ABC transporter ATP-binding protein codes for the protein MTAAVAASESVVSARSLRKTYNHKPALADASFAIAPGRIVGLIGPNGAGKTTALKALLGLTAVEGELRVLGMDPRKQRNELMNDVCFIADVAVLPRWMRVREAIDFVAGVHPRFDRAKCERFLANTKLTPKLRVREMSKGMIVQLHLALVMAIDARLLVLDEPTLGLDILYRKEFYQRLLEDYFDEQKTIVITTHQVEEIEHILTDVLFIRDGRIVLSADMEHMATRYTELLVPAERVDAARALQPIDERGLPFGKTVFLYDGVPQAQLAVLGETRTPGLADLFVAIMKGTYA
- a CDS encoding GntR family transcriptional regulator, translating into MSDIQWSDGAPIYRQLKDRVIAMMLDGIIKPGDALPSVRQVAAEYQLNPITVSRAYQELADEALVEKRRGLGMFMTEEAARKLRGSERDRFLNEEWPLVLERIQRLGLTLEDLLPPGKTP